The stretch of DNA TCAAATGCATTAACTTCATTTATAAGAAGTTTAAAATGCGTTCCAAAGTCTGCCATAGAGACAACGACACCATCTCCAGCTTTGCCATCGAATACTAGTCTGGCAGGATCTTCACGATCACCTATACCCAGAGGGAAAACAGTAATTTTCGGTTTAGTAGATGCTAAAGTCGGGTCTACCTCAAGCATATGGGATTGAAGAATAGCCTCTTTCCCCTCGGCTAATTCATATGTGTAATCTTCCATAAAGCCTGTGGATTGGTTATGACTCATCACTTTTAGTAAACGATCAAGGGCTGCCGTTTTCCAATCGCCTTCACCTGCAAATCCATAACCTTGTCCCATTAAACGTTGAACCGCTAAACCAGGAAGTTGTTTCATCCCATATAAATCTTCAAAGTTCGATGTGAAAGCATTGTAACCACCGTCATCAAGAAAGCGTTTAATCGCAATCTCATAACTTGCTTGAACTCTGACACTTGCTTCCCAATCGTCTTTACTGTAATCTCCATAATCAAAGTCATAGCTATCTTTGTACTCTGCAAATAAGACATCAATTTCTTCTTCTTTCACAGCATTGACATATTGAACTAAATCGCCAATTGCAAAGTAGTCGACTGTCCAACCAAATTGAATTTGCGCTTCAATTTTATCTCCATCGGTAACCGCAACATTACGCATATTATCACCGAATCGAGCAACTTTAACGTTAAAGCTTTCGTTATATGCTGCTGCTACATCCATCCATTCTGCAATTTGGCGTTGCACTTCAGATTTACCCCAATAACCGACTACAACTTTATTTTGTTTATTTAATCTCGCATTGATAAAACCGTACTCACGATCCCCATGAGCAGATTGGTTTAGATTCATGAAATCCATATCAATGGTATCCCAAGGAATACTTTCATTAAATTGCGTTGCTAAATGCAGTAATGGTTTTTGTAATAGTTTCGTTCCACGAATCCACATTTTTGCAGGTGAGAATGTGTGCATCCATGTAATAACACCTGCAACCTCATCTCGGTAGTTCACTTCTTTCATCACGTTTGTGATTTGGTCGGCATTAATTGCTAAATCTTTCAACACAATTGGATACGGTAGTGCACCACTTTCATTTAACGCATCTGTAACTGTTTGTGCCTGTGCTTTCACTTCTTGTAACGCTTCTTCTCCGTATAATTGTTGAGAACCGACAACAAACCAAAATTCTTTTTCTTTTAATGTAAGCATATTCATCCTCATTTCATAGTTTAATAGTTTCGCTGTATTATTTTTGTCCGTAATAAGCATCTCCACCATGCTTACGTAAATAATGTTTATCTAAGATCCGATCCGGTAATTCCGGTGCAAATCGGTTTAATTCTCGAGCAAATAAATTCATTTTTGCCACTTCTTCTAGTACCACGCTATTCACAACTGCTGATTGAACATCTTTTCCCCAAGTAAAAGGAGCGTGCCCGTGAAGCAAAACACCTGGGATTGCGAAAACATCTAAACCTCGTTCTTCAAACGTTTCTATAATTACACGCCCAGTTTCCGCCTCATATCCACGGTCGATCTCTTCCTGAGTCAAAAATCGGGTACAAGGTACCGCGCCATAAAACGTATCCGCGTGTGTAGTACCCATCACCGGTACATCGAGACCTGCTTGGGCCCAGACAGTTGCCCAAGTGGAGTGTGTGTGAACAATTCCGCCAAGTTCAGGGTAGCGCTTATAAAGTACTGCGTGAGTTGCTGTATCTGATGAAGGATTTAATTCCCCTTCGACAACATTTCCGTCTAAATCAACAACAACCATATCGCTAGCTTTCATTGTTTTGTAATCCACACCACTAGGTTTTATGACAAACAAACCACTTTCACGATCAAAGGCACTAGCATTCCCCCATGTATATTTAACAAGGCCTTGTTTCGGCAAATCTAAATTTGCTTCAAAAACCTCTTCTTTTAATTGTTCTAACATGTCTGATCCTCCTAATTTATCTGTTCAATAAAATGCTCTGCTGCAGCTCCCTCTATAGCTAAACCTTCTTTATAACGTTCCATAAACTTTTCAAAGCCTTCCACATCTAGTCCATCCGGATAAATTTCTTTCGCGGATGCACTTTCAAATACTTTTGTATCAAGAAAATCTTCTAAACTCTCATTTCGCTCTCTATTTCTCATATAAGAAGCTAGAATCGCAACTCCCCATGCACCACCATCTCCAGCAGTGTCCATAACAGAAACTGGAACATTCATAGCAGCAGATACAATCTTCTGTCCTGCTAATGGTGTTTTAAATAAACCACCATGTGCTAGGATGGAATCAATCGTAACTTTTTCTTCTTTCGTCAAAATATCCATTCCAATTTTCAATGCACCAAATGCTGTAAACAAGTGCGTTCGCATAAAGTTTGCTAGATTAAAATTGCTTTCGGGAGAGCGGACAAACAACGGGCGGCCTTTTTCTATACCAGTGATATTCTCTCCAGAAAGGTAACCGTAACTAAGTAAACCGCCACCATCCGGATCCGCTTTCATCGATTTCTTTAACATAACTTCAAAAATTTGATCTGTATCAACCGTCTGCCCCATCGCTTCATAAAACTCACGGAATAAACCAATCCACGCATTGAGATCACTTGAGCAATTATTCGCATGAACCATGGCAACTGGGCTACCACTTGGTGTCGTCACCATATCAATTTCTGGATAAACGTCGGTAAGCTCGTTATCCAATACGATCATGGCAAATACCGAAGTTCCTACGGAGACATTTCCTGTACGCTTTCTAATACTGTTAGTAGCGACCATCCCTGTACCCGCATCACCTTCAGGAGGACAGAATGGGATTCCTGGTTGAAGATTCTTTGACCTATCAATAATTTCCGCTCCAACTTGAGTTAGTCTACCTGCTTCTTCTCCACCAACAAGAATATTTGGAAGAATATCCTCCA from Oceanobacillus iheyensis HTE831 encodes:
- the araA gene encoding L-arabinose isomerase, translated to MLTLKEKEFWFVVGSQQLYGEEALQEVKAQAQTVTDALNESGALPYPIVLKDLAINADQITNVMKEVNYRDEVAGVITWMHTFSPAKMWIRGTKLLQKPLLHLATQFNESIPWDTIDMDFMNLNQSAHGDREYGFINARLNKQNKVVVGYWGKSEVQRQIAEWMDVAAAYNESFNVKVARFGDNMRNVAVTDGDKIEAQIQFGWTVDYFAIGDLVQYVNAVKEEEIDVLFAEYKDSYDFDYGDYSKDDWEASVRVQASYEIAIKRFLDDGGYNAFTSNFEDLYGMKQLPGLAVQRLMGQGYGFAGEGDWKTAALDRLLKVMSHNQSTGFMEDYTYELAEGKEAILQSHMLEVDPTLASTKPKITVFPLGIGDREDPARLVFDGKAGDGVVVSMADFGTHFKLLINEVNAFEPTTPAPNLPVARVLWEVKPNFQDGVKAWIENGGGHHTVVSLNLTTDQVVSYAKLVGLDYIVIK
- a CDS encoding L-ribulose-5-phosphate 4-epimerase, yielding MLEQLKEEVFEANLDLPKQGLVKYTWGNASAFDRESGLFVIKPSGVDYKTMKASDMVVVDLDGNVVEGELNPSSDTATHAVLYKRYPELGGIVHTHSTWATVWAQAGLDVPVMGTTHADTFYGAVPCTRFLTQEEIDRGYEAETGRVIIETFEERGLDVFAIPGVLLHGHAPFTWGKDVQSAVVNSVVLEEVAKMNLFARELNRFAPELPDRILDKHYLRKHGGDAYYGQK
- a CDS encoding xylulokinase; amino-acid sequence: MEKNQAHIKEWIANGETSLGIEFGSTRIKAILIDNSFHTIASGSFEWENELENGFWTYNLVDIVTGLQTAYSEMKQNVEREYGITIRTIGSVGVSAMMHGYMAFDKTGELLVPFRTWRNASTTTAAKELTDLFQFNIPERWSIAHLYQAILNEEKHLPRIDVITTLSGFIHWLLTGEKVIGIGDASGVFPIDKSTKDYNQSMIKRFNKTIESKQYPWEVEDILPNILVGGEEAGRLTQVGAEIIDRSKNLQPGIPFCPPEGDAGTGMVATNSIRKRTGNVSVGTSVFAMIVLDNELTDVYPEIDMVTTPSGSPVAMVHANNCSSDLNAWIGLFREFYEAMGQTVDTDQIFEVMLKKSMKADPDGGGLLSYGYLSGENITGIEKGRPLFVRSPESNFNLANFMRTHLFTAFGALKIGMDILTKEEKVTIDSILAHGGLFKTPLAGQKIVSAAMNVPVSVMDTAGDGGAWGVAILASYMRNRERNESLEDFLDTKVFESASAKEIYPDGLDVEGFEKFMERYKEGLAIEGAAAEHFIEQIN